In Phlebotomus papatasi isolate M1 chromosome 1, Ppap_2.1, whole genome shotgun sequence, the following proteins share a genomic window:
- the LOC129799746 gene encoding zinc finger protein-like 1 homolog, translating to MGLCKCPKRLVTNLFCFEHRVNVCENCIVTSHPKCIVQSYLQWLKDSDYNSSCVLCGENLDADECVRLICFHVFHWKCINSRQESLPSTTAPGGHSCPTCSEKIFPPVHLVSPVADVLRSRLSQVNWGRNELGLPLLAEEKKEARSVASGSSQGASGVTNTKGKDNWEVYQTPQSHSVLNIDTFNASSRRPLLAREPPIGASDRDENKYKRRSVGELVNRWTRRLYSPSSRPPWRRTWFICLSGLLVFFLVIYVMAKVGRSGNSDGFFDIDMNPNIKYE from the exons ATGGGACTGTGCAAGTGTCCCAAGAGACTCGTGACAAATCTCTTTTGCTTCGAACACCGTGTAAATGTGTGTGAAAATTGCATTGTTACAAGTCACCCAAAG TGCATAGTCCAGTCATATCTCCAATGGCTCAAGGATAGTGACTACAACTCTTCGTGTGTTCTCTGTGGCGAAAATCTCGATGCCGATGAGTGTGTCAGACTGATTTGCTTTC ATGTATTTCACTGGAAATGTATAAATAGCAGGCAAGAATCCCTGCCATCCACGACGGCACCAGGAGGTCATTCCTGTCCCACTTGCTCGGAGAAGATCTTCCCACCGGTTCATCTTGTATCTCCGGTCGCTGATGTTCTTCGTAGTAGATTGTCGCAAGTCAATTGGGGCCGTAACGAACTGGGGCTGCCTCTGCTGGCTGAAGAGAAGAAGGAGGCACGAAGTGTAGCCAGTGGATCGAGTCAGGGAGCTTCAGGAGTGACGAATACGAAAGGGAAGGACAACTGGGAAGTTTATCAGACTCCTCAGTCTCATTCTGTTCTCAACATTGACACATTCAATG caaGCAGCCGACGGCCTCTTCTGGCCCGGGAGCCTCCGATTGGGGCGTCAGATCGcgatgaaaataaatacaagCGCCGATCGGTAGGTGAACTCGTGAATCGCTGGACCAGGAGACTCTATAGTCCCTCATCGCGTCCTCCGTGGCGTCGCACGTGGTTCATCTGTCTGTCTGGATTGCTTGTGTTCTTCCTCGTGATCTACGTGATGGCCAAAGTTGGACGCAGCGGCAACAGCGATGGCTTCTTCGACATTGACATGAATCCCAACATCAAGTATGAATAG
- the LOC129799745 gene encoding cleavage stimulation factor subunit 2 tau variant, with amino-acid sequence MGDKNSDQSIMDKSMRSVFVGNIPYEATEEKLKEIFSEVGPVLSLKLVFDRESGKPKGYGFCEYKDQETALSAMRNLNGYEIGGRTLRVDNACTEKSRMEMQQLLQGPQVENPYGEPCDPENAPELITKTVASLPPEQMYELMKQMKTCIQNNPSEARQMLLLNPQLAYALLQAQVVMRIVDPATAATMLFKPNQMPPVLTNQTVTQIQLQQQQQQLTVPHVPQPVPPVTMTRNDFAAPLGQDIDLRSVDPRLTRSLDQDMRSLTQPLPVSDAFGPAPRPARQAAPTFPAADPRQRPIDPRTNKVPPSVNVPVVTGVPAPTAPSAPAVAAAAARSGIPSGIPSDASDHEKAALIMQVLQLSDEQIAMLPPEQRTSILVLKEQIAKSTQR; translated from the exons ATGGGTGATAAGAATTCAGATCAAAGTATCATGGACAAATCCATGCGATCGGTTTTCG TTGGGAACATCCCCTACGAGGCCACGGAGGAGAAATTGAAGGAGATTTTCAGCGAAGTGGGTCCTGTATTGTCTCTCAA GCTGGTGTTTGACCGGGAGAGTGGCAAGCCCAAAGGTTATGGCTTCTGTGAGTACAAGGATCAAGAAACAGCCCTGAGTGCCATGAGGAATCTCAATGGCTATGAAATCGGTGGAAGAACCCTCAGGGTGGACAATGCTTGTACGGAAAAATCCAGGATGGAGATGCAGCAGCTGCTTCAGGGGCCACAAGTTGAGAATCCATATGGAGAGCCTTGTGATCCGGAAAATGCCCCTGAGCTTATTACAAAGACCGTGGCATCTTTGCCACCGGAGCAAATGTACGAGCTGATGAAGCAGATGAAGACATGCATTCAGAACAATCCATCGGAAGCTCGTCAGATGCTCCTGCTGAATCCCCAGCTGGCCTATGCTTTGCTCCAGGCTCAAGTGGTCATGAGGATTGTGGATCCAGCCACGGCAGCT ACGATGCTCTTCAAACCCAATCAGATGCCTCCAGTGCTCACGAATCAGACGGTGACGCAGATTCAgttgcagcagcagcagcagcaactgACCGTGCCACATGTACCGCAGCCTGTACCACCCGTGACCATGACCAGAAATGATTTTGCTGCCCCTCTCGGCCAAGACATCGATTTGCGTTCAGTAGATCCTCGATTGACGCGCTCCCTGGACCAGGACATGCGTTCCCTGACTCAGCCTCTGCCTGTGTCCGATGCATTTGGTCCGGCTCCGAGGCCTGCTCGCCAAGCGGCTCCCACATTCCCAGCTGCTGATCCACGTCAACGTCCCATTGATCCGCGCACCAATAAAGTGCCCCCTTCAGTCAATGTCCCCGTGGTCACTGGAGTTCCGGCTCCGACTGCACCCTCGGCCCCTGCTGTGGCCGCTGCTGCAGCTCGGAGTGGCATTCCGTCGGGTATTCCGAGTGATGCCAGCGATCACGAAAAGGCAGCATTGATTATGCAGGTGCTGCAGCTGTCGGATGAGCAGATAGCAATGCTGCCGCCAGAGCAGAGAACCAGCATCCTGGTGCTCAAGGAACAAATTGCCAAGAGCACTCAACGCTga